A genomic stretch from Setaria viridis chromosome 1, Setaria_viridis_v4.0, whole genome shotgun sequence includes:
- the LOC117850337 gene encoding proteinaceous RNase P 1, chloroplastic/mitochondrial isoform X1 → MASLFATHSLPAHHRHILFPASSSPLIGSHRCFVPPLSCRAREVLDVMPRRDGGRPPRTEEGRTGSAGVRHGANGGTVRGDTTSREAGTPLQREGSRGVPRPWKKGDRVVGEERLDWESQEKNWRRGPIRTGEQEWQRDGKRWTRGGNGMWEKESGNSGNSRDVDRGSRNVTKKKMRVKGGEQGGKLRVLLDMCSKRGDVMRAISLFDSAIEDGIRLGQHHYNVLLYLCSSAALGFVQPAKSGNTASGITSIGPAQKLDSSPSGSLGGSEVDDASEGLVQDQEKEKAEMLPSGDLTVQTITIPVGDELREYARARGFEIFEKMCAEKERVQMSEAALTAKARMALSMGDGDMAFEVVKQMKDLGITPKLRSYGPALTAFCNSGNVEKAFEVEAHMLECGITPEEAELKMLLRVSVVGRRGDKVYYLLHKFRAAVRQVSLSTAQLFEAWFRSPTASKVGKRKWDAGVISKAIENNGGGWHGFGWLGRGKWTVTRSHINKNGACLACGEKLTIIDLDPKETEDFATFVSKLAIKRERNSNFEKFQKWLEKHGPFEAVVDAANVGLFSHKHLSLNKVNAVADAIRQRFASRKWPLIVLHNRHLTGERMKKPGNHKLVEKWKQANSIYATPNGSNDDWYWLYAAIRCKCLIITNDEMRDHTFQILEKDFFPKWKERHQVHFTYDESSVTFRMPPPYSVVIQESEKGHLHIPISEEGLLEKDRTWLCVTRRNSQER, encoded by the exons ATGGCCTCCCTCTTCGCCACGCACTCTCTCCccgcccaccaccgccacaTCCTCTTCCCTGCATCCTCCTCGCCTCTCATCGGCTCCCACAGGTGCTTTGTGCCTCCACTGTCTTGCCGCGCCCGCGAGGTGCTCGACGTAATGCCCCGGAGAGACGGCGGCAGGCCTCCAAGAACCGAGGAAGGCAGAACTGGCTCAGCCGGAGTACGGCATGGCGCAAACGGAGGAACTGTGCGAGGAGACACCACGTCACGGGAGGCAGGCACGCCGCTGCAGCGGGAAGGGAGCCGTGGCGTGCCAAGGCCGTGGAAGAAAGGGGACAGGGTTGTGGGCGAAGAACGTCTGGACTGGGAGTCCCAAGAGAAGAATTGGAGGAGAGGCCCGATTCGGACTGGGGAGCAAGAATGGCAAAGGGATGGGAAACGGTGGACTAGAGGTGGAAATGGAATGTGGGAAAAAGAATCAGGAAATTCTGGAAATTCAAGAGATGTGGATAGAGGAAGTAGAAATGTGACCAAGAAAAAGATGAGAGTGAagggtggtgagcagggaggcAAGCTGAGAGTTCTGCTGGACATGTGCTCGAAGAGAGGAGATGTGATGAGGGCAATCTCGCTGTTTGACTCTGCGATTGAGGACGGGATTAGATTGGGGCAGCACCACTACAATGTCCTCCTTTACCTGTGCTCTTCTGCTGCCCTTGGTTTTGTCCAACCAGCAAAGAGTGGCAACACTGCTAGTGGCATCACTAGTATTGGTCCTGCACAGAAACTTGATTCATCACCCAGTGGAAGCTTGGGGGGTTCAGAGGTAGATGATGCATCTGAAGGTCTCGTTCAAGATCAGGAGAAAGAAAAGGCAGAAATGTTGCCTTCAGGTGATTTGACTGTGCAAACAATTACCATACCAGTAGGAGATGAGCTCAGAGAATATGCACGTGCACGAGGGTTTGAGATATTTGAGAAGATGTGCGCAGAGAAAGAGAGAGTTCAAATGAGTGAGGCTGCTCTGACTGCAAAGGCACGTATGGCTTTGTCAATGGGTGATGGTGACATGGCTTTTGAGGTTGTCAAACAAATGAAAGACCTCGGTATAACTCCAAAGTTGCGGTCATATGGTCCTGCTTTGACTGCGTTTTGCAACAGTGGTAATGTTGAAAAAGCATTTGAAGTGGAAGCCCATATGTTGGAATGTGGAATCACACCGGAAGAAGCTGAGTTGAAGATGCTTCTCAGGGTTAGTGTGGTTGGGCGACGCGGAGACAAGGTGTATTATTTGCTGCATAAGTTTAGGGCTGCTGTCAGGCAGGTATCTCTTTCCACAGCTCAATTATTTGAGGCTTGGTTTAGGAGCCCAACAGCATCTAAAGTTGGGAAGAGAAAGTGGGATGCAGGTGTTATTTCGAAGGCTATTGAGAATAATGGAGGGGGTTGGCACGGGTTTGGTTGGCTAGGAAGAGGGAAATGGACTGTAACACGCTCGCACATCAACAAGAATGGTGCCTGCCTAGCTTGTGGAGAGAAGCTGACTATTATAGATCTTgacccaaaagaaacagaagatTTTGCCACATTTGTGTCAAAATTAGCTatcaagagagagagaaactCAAACTTTGAGAAATTCCAG AAATGGCTTGAAAAGCACGGACCTTTTGAAGCAGTCGTGGATGCTGCCAATGTTGGCCTTTTTAGCCACAAACATCTTTCCTTGAATAAG GTTAATGCTGTTGCTGATGCTATAAGGCAAAGGTTTGCGTCAAGAAAGTGGCCTTTGATAGTTTTACATAATAGGCATCTCACAGGAGAACGCATGAAAAAACCTGGTAATCACAAGTTGGTAGAGAAATGGAAGCAAGCGAATTCTATCTACGCAACCCCTAATGGATCAAATGATGATTG GTACTGGCTATACGCTGCTATCAGATGCAAATGCTTGATCATTACCAATGATGAAATGAGAGACCACACATTTCAGATATTGGAAAAAGATTTCTTCCCCAAATGGAAGGAAAGGCATCAG GTACACTTCACCTATGATGAAAGCTCCGTCACATTTCGAATGCCACCTCCTTACTCAGTTGTAATTCAG GAATCTGAGAAAGGCCACTTGCATATCCCTATCTCAGAGGAAGGATTGCTAGAGAAGGACCGAACTTGGCTATGTGTTACGCGACGCAATTCACAGGAACGATAA
- the LOC117850337 gene encoding proteinaceous RNase P 1, chloroplastic/mitochondrial isoform X2 produces the protein MASLFATHSLPAHHRHILFPASSSPLIGSHRCFVPPLSCRAREVLDVMPRRDGGRPPRTEEGRTGSAGVRHGANGGTVRGDTTSREAGTPLQREGSRGVPRPWKKGDRVVGEERLDWESQEKNWRRGPIRTGEQEWQRDGKRWTRGGNGMWEKESGNSGNSRDVDRGSRNVTKKKMRVKGGEQGGKLRVLLDMCSKRGDVMRAISLFDSAIEDGIRLGQHHYNVLLYLCSSAALGFVQPAKSGNTASGITSIGPAQKLDSSPSGSLGGSEVDDASEGLVQDQEKEKAEMLPSGDLTVQTITIPVGDELREYARARGFEIFEKMCAEKERVQMSEAALTAKARMALSMGDGDMAFEVVKQMKDLGITPKLRSYGPALTAFCNSGNVEKAFEVEAHMLECGITPEEAELKMLLRVSVVGRRGDKVYYLLHKFRAAVRQVSLSTAQLFEAWFRSPTASKVGKRKWDAGVISKAIENNGGGWHGFGWLGRGKWTVTRSHINKNGACLACGEKLTIIDLDPKETEDFATFVSKLAIKRERNSNFEKFQVNAVADAIRQRFASRKWPLIVLHNRHLTGERMKKPGNHKLVEKWKQANSIYATPNGSNDDWYWLYAAIRCKCLIITNDEMRDHTFQILEKDFFPKWKERHQVHFTYDESSVTFRMPPPYSVVIQESEKGHLHIPISEEGLLEKDRTWLCVTRRNSQER, from the exons ATGGCCTCCCTCTTCGCCACGCACTCTCTCCccgcccaccaccgccacaTCCTCTTCCCTGCATCCTCCTCGCCTCTCATCGGCTCCCACAGGTGCTTTGTGCCTCCACTGTCTTGCCGCGCCCGCGAGGTGCTCGACGTAATGCCCCGGAGAGACGGCGGCAGGCCTCCAAGAACCGAGGAAGGCAGAACTGGCTCAGCCGGAGTACGGCATGGCGCAAACGGAGGAACTGTGCGAGGAGACACCACGTCACGGGAGGCAGGCACGCCGCTGCAGCGGGAAGGGAGCCGTGGCGTGCCAAGGCCGTGGAAGAAAGGGGACAGGGTTGTGGGCGAAGAACGTCTGGACTGGGAGTCCCAAGAGAAGAATTGGAGGAGAGGCCCGATTCGGACTGGGGAGCAAGAATGGCAAAGGGATGGGAAACGGTGGACTAGAGGTGGAAATGGAATGTGGGAAAAAGAATCAGGAAATTCTGGAAATTCAAGAGATGTGGATAGAGGAAGTAGAAATGTGACCAAGAAAAAGATGAGAGTGAagggtggtgagcagggaggcAAGCTGAGAGTTCTGCTGGACATGTGCTCGAAGAGAGGAGATGTGATGAGGGCAATCTCGCTGTTTGACTCTGCGATTGAGGACGGGATTAGATTGGGGCAGCACCACTACAATGTCCTCCTTTACCTGTGCTCTTCTGCTGCCCTTGGTTTTGTCCAACCAGCAAAGAGTGGCAACACTGCTAGTGGCATCACTAGTATTGGTCCTGCACAGAAACTTGATTCATCACCCAGTGGAAGCTTGGGGGGTTCAGAGGTAGATGATGCATCTGAAGGTCTCGTTCAAGATCAGGAGAAAGAAAAGGCAGAAATGTTGCCTTCAGGTGATTTGACTGTGCAAACAATTACCATACCAGTAGGAGATGAGCTCAGAGAATATGCACGTGCACGAGGGTTTGAGATATTTGAGAAGATGTGCGCAGAGAAAGAGAGAGTTCAAATGAGTGAGGCTGCTCTGACTGCAAAGGCACGTATGGCTTTGTCAATGGGTGATGGTGACATGGCTTTTGAGGTTGTCAAACAAATGAAAGACCTCGGTATAACTCCAAAGTTGCGGTCATATGGTCCTGCTTTGACTGCGTTTTGCAACAGTGGTAATGTTGAAAAAGCATTTGAAGTGGAAGCCCATATGTTGGAATGTGGAATCACACCGGAAGAAGCTGAGTTGAAGATGCTTCTCAGGGTTAGTGTGGTTGGGCGACGCGGAGACAAGGTGTATTATTTGCTGCATAAGTTTAGGGCTGCTGTCAGGCAGGTATCTCTTTCCACAGCTCAATTATTTGAGGCTTGGTTTAGGAGCCCAACAGCATCTAAAGTTGGGAAGAGAAAGTGGGATGCAGGTGTTATTTCGAAGGCTATTGAGAATAATGGAGGGGGTTGGCACGGGTTTGGTTGGCTAGGAAGAGGGAAATGGACTGTAACACGCTCGCACATCAACAAGAATGGTGCCTGCCTAGCTTGTGGAGAGAAGCTGACTATTATAGATCTTgacccaaaagaaacagaagatTTTGCCACATTTGTGTCAAAATTAGCTatcaagagagagagaaactCAAACTTTGAGAAATTCCAG GTTAATGCTGTTGCTGATGCTATAAGGCAAAGGTTTGCGTCAAGAAAGTGGCCTTTGATAGTTTTACATAATAGGCATCTCACAGGAGAACGCATGAAAAAACCTGGTAATCACAAGTTGGTAGAGAAATGGAAGCAAGCGAATTCTATCTACGCAACCCCTAATGGATCAAATGATGATTG GTACTGGCTATACGCTGCTATCAGATGCAAATGCTTGATCATTACCAATGATGAAATGAGAGACCACACATTTCAGATATTGGAAAAAGATTTCTTCCCCAAATGGAAGGAAAGGCATCAG GTACACTTCACCTATGATGAAAGCTCCGTCACATTTCGAATGCCACCTCCTTACTCAGTTGTAATTCAG GAATCTGAGAAAGGCCACTTGCATATCCCTATCTCAGAGGAAGGATTGCTAGAGAAGGACCGAACTTGGCTATGTGTTACGCGACGCAATTCACAGGAACGATAA
- the LOC117850337 gene encoding proteinaceous RNase P 1, chloroplastic/mitochondrial isoform X4: MASLFATHSLPAHHRHILFPASSSPLIGSHRCFVPPLSCRAREVLDVMPRRDGGRPPRTEEGRTGSAGVRHGANGGTVRGDTTSREAGTPLQREGSRGVPRPWKKGDRVVGEERLDWESQEKNWRRGPIRTGEQEWQRDGKRWTRGGNGMWEKESGNSGNSRDVDRGSRNVTKKKMRVKGGEQGGKLRVLLDMCSKRGDVMRAISLFDSAIEDGIRLGQHHYNVLLYLCSSAALGFVQPAKSGNTASGITSIGPAQKLDSSPSGSLGGSEVDDASEGLVQDQEKEKAEMLPSGDLTVQTITIPVGDELREYARARGFEIFEKMCAEKERVQMSEAALTAKARMALSMGDGDMAFEVVKQMKDLGITPKLRSYGPALTAFCNSGNVEKAFEVEAHMLECGITPEEAELKMLLRVSVVGRRGDKVYYLLHKFRAAVRQVSLSTAQLFEAWFRSPTASKVGKRKWDAGVISKAIENNGGGWHGFGWLGRGKWTVTRSHINKNGACLACGEKLTIIDLDPKETEDFATFVSKLAIKRERNSNFEKFQKWLEKHGPFEAVVDAANVGLFSHKHLSLNKVNAVADAIRQRFASRKWPLIVLHNRHLTGERMKKPGNHKLVEKWKQANSIYATPNGSNDDWYWLYAAIRCKCLIITNDEMRDHTFQILEKDFFPKWKERHQSIFTTGTLHL; encoded by the exons ATGGCCTCCCTCTTCGCCACGCACTCTCTCCccgcccaccaccgccacaTCCTCTTCCCTGCATCCTCCTCGCCTCTCATCGGCTCCCACAGGTGCTTTGTGCCTCCACTGTCTTGCCGCGCCCGCGAGGTGCTCGACGTAATGCCCCGGAGAGACGGCGGCAGGCCTCCAAGAACCGAGGAAGGCAGAACTGGCTCAGCCGGAGTACGGCATGGCGCAAACGGAGGAACTGTGCGAGGAGACACCACGTCACGGGAGGCAGGCACGCCGCTGCAGCGGGAAGGGAGCCGTGGCGTGCCAAGGCCGTGGAAGAAAGGGGACAGGGTTGTGGGCGAAGAACGTCTGGACTGGGAGTCCCAAGAGAAGAATTGGAGGAGAGGCCCGATTCGGACTGGGGAGCAAGAATGGCAAAGGGATGGGAAACGGTGGACTAGAGGTGGAAATGGAATGTGGGAAAAAGAATCAGGAAATTCTGGAAATTCAAGAGATGTGGATAGAGGAAGTAGAAATGTGACCAAGAAAAAGATGAGAGTGAagggtggtgagcagggaggcAAGCTGAGAGTTCTGCTGGACATGTGCTCGAAGAGAGGAGATGTGATGAGGGCAATCTCGCTGTTTGACTCTGCGATTGAGGACGGGATTAGATTGGGGCAGCACCACTACAATGTCCTCCTTTACCTGTGCTCTTCTGCTGCCCTTGGTTTTGTCCAACCAGCAAAGAGTGGCAACACTGCTAGTGGCATCACTAGTATTGGTCCTGCACAGAAACTTGATTCATCACCCAGTGGAAGCTTGGGGGGTTCAGAGGTAGATGATGCATCTGAAGGTCTCGTTCAAGATCAGGAGAAAGAAAAGGCAGAAATGTTGCCTTCAGGTGATTTGACTGTGCAAACAATTACCATACCAGTAGGAGATGAGCTCAGAGAATATGCACGTGCACGAGGGTTTGAGATATTTGAGAAGATGTGCGCAGAGAAAGAGAGAGTTCAAATGAGTGAGGCTGCTCTGACTGCAAAGGCACGTATGGCTTTGTCAATGGGTGATGGTGACATGGCTTTTGAGGTTGTCAAACAAATGAAAGACCTCGGTATAACTCCAAAGTTGCGGTCATATGGTCCTGCTTTGACTGCGTTTTGCAACAGTGGTAATGTTGAAAAAGCATTTGAAGTGGAAGCCCATATGTTGGAATGTGGAATCACACCGGAAGAAGCTGAGTTGAAGATGCTTCTCAGGGTTAGTGTGGTTGGGCGACGCGGAGACAAGGTGTATTATTTGCTGCATAAGTTTAGGGCTGCTGTCAGGCAGGTATCTCTTTCCACAGCTCAATTATTTGAGGCTTGGTTTAGGAGCCCAACAGCATCTAAAGTTGGGAAGAGAAAGTGGGATGCAGGTGTTATTTCGAAGGCTATTGAGAATAATGGAGGGGGTTGGCACGGGTTTGGTTGGCTAGGAAGAGGGAAATGGACTGTAACACGCTCGCACATCAACAAGAATGGTGCCTGCCTAGCTTGTGGAGAGAAGCTGACTATTATAGATCTTgacccaaaagaaacagaagatTTTGCCACATTTGTGTCAAAATTAGCTatcaagagagagagaaactCAAACTTTGAGAAATTCCAG AAATGGCTTGAAAAGCACGGACCTTTTGAAGCAGTCGTGGATGCTGCCAATGTTGGCCTTTTTAGCCACAAACATCTTTCCTTGAATAAG GTTAATGCTGTTGCTGATGCTATAAGGCAAAGGTTTGCGTCAAGAAAGTGGCCTTTGATAGTTTTACATAATAGGCATCTCACAGGAGAACGCATGAAAAAACCTGGTAATCACAAGTTGGTAGAGAAATGGAAGCAAGCGAATTCTATCTACGCAACCCCTAATGGATCAAATGATGATTG GTACTGGCTATACGCTGCTATCAGATGCAAATGCTTGATCATTACCAATGATGAAATGAGAGACCACACATTTCAGATATTGGAAAAAGATTTCTTCCCCAAATGGAAGGAAAGGCATCAG AGCATTTTCACAACAGGTACACTTCACCTATGA
- the LOC117850337 gene encoding proteinaceous RNase P 1, chloroplastic/mitochondrial isoform X3 yields MASLFATHSLPAHHRHILFPASSSPLIGSHRCFVPPLSCRAREVLDVMPRRDGGRPPRTEEGRTGSAGVRHGANGGTVRGDTTSREAGTPLQREGSRGVPRPWKKGDRVVGEERLDWESQEKNWRRGPIRTGEQEWQRDGKRWTRGGNGMWEKESGNSGNSRDVDRGSRNVTKKKMRVKGGEQGGKLRVLLDMCSKRGDVMRAISLFDSAIEDGIRLGQHHYNVLLYLCSSAALGFVQPAKSGNTASGITSIGPAQKLDSSPSGSLGGSEVDDASEGLVQDQEKEKAEMLPSGDLTVQTITIPVGDELREYARARGFEIFEKMCAEKERVQMSEAALTAKARMALSMGDGDMAFEVVKQMKDLGITPKLRSYGPALTAFCNSGNVEKAFEVEAHMLECGITPEEAELKMLLRVSVVGRRGDKVYYLLHKFRAAVRQVSLSTAQLFEAWFRSPTASKVGKRKWDAGVISKAIENNGGGWHGFGWLGRGKWTVTRSHINKNGACLACGEKLTIIDLDPKETEDFATFVSKLAIKRERNSNFEKFQKWLEKHGPFEAVVDAANVGLFSHKHLSLNKVNAVADAIRQRFASRKWPLIVLHNRHLTGERMKKPGNHKLVEKWKQANSIYATPNGSNDDWYWLYAAIRCKCLIITNDEMRDHTFQILEKDFFPKWKERHQQSIFTTGTLHL; encoded by the exons ATGGCCTCCCTCTTCGCCACGCACTCTCTCCccgcccaccaccgccacaTCCTCTTCCCTGCATCCTCCTCGCCTCTCATCGGCTCCCACAGGTGCTTTGTGCCTCCACTGTCTTGCCGCGCCCGCGAGGTGCTCGACGTAATGCCCCGGAGAGACGGCGGCAGGCCTCCAAGAACCGAGGAAGGCAGAACTGGCTCAGCCGGAGTACGGCATGGCGCAAACGGAGGAACTGTGCGAGGAGACACCACGTCACGGGAGGCAGGCACGCCGCTGCAGCGGGAAGGGAGCCGTGGCGTGCCAAGGCCGTGGAAGAAAGGGGACAGGGTTGTGGGCGAAGAACGTCTGGACTGGGAGTCCCAAGAGAAGAATTGGAGGAGAGGCCCGATTCGGACTGGGGAGCAAGAATGGCAAAGGGATGGGAAACGGTGGACTAGAGGTGGAAATGGAATGTGGGAAAAAGAATCAGGAAATTCTGGAAATTCAAGAGATGTGGATAGAGGAAGTAGAAATGTGACCAAGAAAAAGATGAGAGTGAagggtggtgagcagggaggcAAGCTGAGAGTTCTGCTGGACATGTGCTCGAAGAGAGGAGATGTGATGAGGGCAATCTCGCTGTTTGACTCTGCGATTGAGGACGGGATTAGATTGGGGCAGCACCACTACAATGTCCTCCTTTACCTGTGCTCTTCTGCTGCCCTTGGTTTTGTCCAACCAGCAAAGAGTGGCAACACTGCTAGTGGCATCACTAGTATTGGTCCTGCACAGAAACTTGATTCATCACCCAGTGGAAGCTTGGGGGGTTCAGAGGTAGATGATGCATCTGAAGGTCTCGTTCAAGATCAGGAGAAAGAAAAGGCAGAAATGTTGCCTTCAGGTGATTTGACTGTGCAAACAATTACCATACCAGTAGGAGATGAGCTCAGAGAATATGCACGTGCACGAGGGTTTGAGATATTTGAGAAGATGTGCGCAGAGAAAGAGAGAGTTCAAATGAGTGAGGCTGCTCTGACTGCAAAGGCACGTATGGCTTTGTCAATGGGTGATGGTGACATGGCTTTTGAGGTTGTCAAACAAATGAAAGACCTCGGTATAACTCCAAAGTTGCGGTCATATGGTCCTGCTTTGACTGCGTTTTGCAACAGTGGTAATGTTGAAAAAGCATTTGAAGTGGAAGCCCATATGTTGGAATGTGGAATCACACCGGAAGAAGCTGAGTTGAAGATGCTTCTCAGGGTTAGTGTGGTTGGGCGACGCGGAGACAAGGTGTATTATTTGCTGCATAAGTTTAGGGCTGCTGTCAGGCAGGTATCTCTTTCCACAGCTCAATTATTTGAGGCTTGGTTTAGGAGCCCAACAGCATCTAAAGTTGGGAAGAGAAAGTGGGATGCAGGTGTTATTTCGAAGGCTATTGAGAATAATGGAGGGGGTTGGCACGGGTTTGGTTGGCTAGGAAGAGGGAAATGGACTGTAACACGCTCGCACATCAACAAGAATGGTGCCTGCCTAGCTTGTGGAGAGAAGCTGACTATTATAGATCTTgacccaaaagaaacagaagatTTTGCCACATTTGTGTCAAAATTAGCTatcaagagagagagaaactCAAACTTTGAGAAATTCCAG AAATGGCTTGAAAAGCACGGACCTTTTGAAGCAGTCGTGGATGCTGCCAATGTTGGCCTTTTTAGCCACAAACATCTTTCCTTGAATAAG GTTAATGCTGTTGCTGATGCTATAAGGCAAAGGTTTGCGTCAAGAAAGTGGCCTTTGATAGTTTTACATAATAGGCATCTCACAGGAGAACGCATGAAAAAACCTGGTAATCACAAGTTGGTAGAGAAATGGAAGCAAGCGAATTCTATCTACGCAACCCCTAATGGATCAAATGATGATTG GTACTGGCTATACGCTGCTATCAGATGCAAATGCTTGATCATTACCAATGATGAAATGAGAGACCACACATTTCAGATATTGGAAAAAGATTTCTTCCCCAAATGGAAGGAAAGGCATCAG CAGAGCATTTTCACAACAGGTACACTTCACCTATGA
- the LOC117850337 gene encoding proteinaceous RNase P 1, chloroplastic/mitochondrial isoform X5: protein MASLFATHSLPAHHRHILFPASSSPLIGSHRCFVPPLSCRAREVLDVMPRRDGGRPPRTEEGRTGSAGVRHGANGGTVRGDTTSREAGTPLQREGSRGVPRPWKKGDRVVGEERLDWESQEKNWRRGPIRTGEQEWQRDGKRWTRGGNGMWEKESGNSGNSRDVDRGSRNVTKKKMRVKGGEQGGKLRVLLDMCSKRGDVMRAISLFDSAIEDGIRLGQHHYNVLLYLCSSAALGFVQPAKSGNTASGITSIGPAQKLDSSPSGSLGGSEVDDASEGLVQDQEKEKAEMLPSGDLTVQTITIPVGDELREYARARGFEIFEKMCAEKERVQMSEAALTAKARMALSMGDGDMAFEVVKQMKDLGITPKLRSYGPALTAFCNSGNVEKAFEVEAHMLECGITPEEAELKMLLRVSVVGRRGDKVYYLLHKFRAAVRQVSLSTAQLFEAWFRSPTASKVGKRKWDAGVISKAIENNGGGWHGFGWLGRGKWTVTRSHINKNGACLACGEKLTIIDLDPKETEDFATFVSKLAIKRERNSNFEKFQKWLEKHGPFEAVVDAANVGLFSHKHLSLNKVNAVADAIRQRFASRKWPLIVLHNRHLTGERMKKPGNHKLVEKWKQANSIYATPNGSNDDCSGTGYTLLSDANA, encoded by the exons ATGGCCTCCCTCTTCGCCACGCACTCTCTCCccgcccaccaccgccacaTCCTCTTCCCTGCATCCTCCTCGCCTCTCATCGGCTCCCACAGGTGCTTTGTGCCTCCACTGTCTTGCCGCGCCCGCGAGGTGCTCGACGTAATGCCCCGGAGAGACGGCGGCAGGCCTCCAAGAACCGAGGAAGGCAGAACTGGCTCAGCCGGAGTACGGCATGGCGCAAACGGAGGAACTGTGCGAGGAGACACCACGTCACGGGAGGCAGGCACGCCGCTGCAGCGGGAAGGGAGCCGTGGCGTGCCAAGGCCGTGGAAGAAAGGGGACAGGGTTGTGGGCGAAGAACGTCTGGACTGGGAGTCCCAAGAGAAGAATTGGAGGAGAGGCCCGATTCGGACTGGGGAGCAAGAATGGCAAAGGGATGGGAAACGGTGGACTAGAGGTGGAAATGGAATGTGGGAAAAAGAATCAGGAAATTCTGGAAATTCAAGAGATGTGGATAGAGGAAGTAGAAATGTGACCAAGAAAAAGATGAGAGTGAagggtggtgagcagggaggcAAGCTGAGAGTTCTGCTGGACATGTGCTCGAAGAGAGGAGATGTGATGAGGGCAATCTCGCTGTTTGACTCTGCGATTGAGGACGGGATTAGATTGGGGCAGCACCACTACAATGTCCTCCTTTACCTGTGCTCTTCTGCTGCCCTTGGTTTTGTCCAACCAGCAAAGAGTGGCAACACTGCTAGTGGCATCACTAGTATTGGTCCTGCACAGAAACTTGATTCATCACCCAGTGGAAGCTTGGGGGGTTCAGAGGTAGATGATGCATCTGAAGGTCTCGTTCAAGATCAGGAGAAAGAAAAGGCAGAAATGTTGCCTTCAGGTGATTTGACTGTGCAAACAATTACCATACCAGTAGGAGATGAGCTCAGAGAATATGCACGTGCACGAGGGTTTGAGATATTTGAGAAGATGTGCGCAGAGAAAGAGAGAGTTCAAATGAGTGAGGCTGCTCTGACTGCAAAGGCACGTATGGCTTTGTCAATGGGTGATGGTGACATGGCTTTTGAGGTTGTCAAACAAATGAAAGACCTCGGTATAACTCCAAAGTTGCGGTCATATGGTCCTGCTTTGACTGCGTTTTGCAACAGTGGTAATGTTGAAAAAGCATTTGAAGTGGAAGCCCATATGTTGGAATGTGGAATCACACCGGAAGAAGCTGAGTTGAAGATGCTTCTCAGGGTTAGTGTGGTTGGGCGACGCGGAGACAAGGTGTATTATTTGCTGCATAAGTTTAGGGCTGCTGTCAGGCAGGTATCTCTTTCCACAGCTCAATTATTTGAGGCTTGGTTTAGGAGCCCAACAGCATCTAAAGTTGGGAAGAGAAAGTGGGATGCAGGTGTTATTTCGAAGGCTATTGAGAATAATGGAGGGGGTTGGCACGGGTTTGGTTGGCTAGGAAGAGGGAAATGGACTGTAACACGCTCGCACATCAACAAGAATGGTGCCTGCCTAGCTTGTGGAGAGAAGCTGACTATTATAGATCTTgacccaaaagaaacagaagatTTTGCCACATTTGTGTCAAAATTAGCTatcaagagagagagaaactCAAACTTTGAGAAATTCCAG AAATGGCTTGAAAAGCACGGACCTTTTGAAGCAGTCGTGGATGCTGCCAATGTTGGCCTTTTTAGCCACAAACATCTTTCCTTGAATAAG GTTAATGCTGTTGCTGATGCTATAAGGCAAAGGTTTGCGTCAAGAAAGTGGCCTTTGATAGTTTTACATAATAGGCATCTCACAGGAGAACGCATGAAAAAACCTGGTAATCACAAGTTGGTAGAGAAATGGAAGCAAGCGAATTCTATCTACGCAACCCCTAATGGATCAAATGATGATTG TTCAGGTACTGGCTATACGCTGCTATCAGATGCAAATGCTTGA
- the LOC117850346 gene encoding uncharacterized protein, translating to MAATAVAARSKALARAVSYSLLHRSCLPASRRASCINRLPLVSDGLLSALPLHSAVASARLQSAIASESRSWCLVPQGNSMPL from the exons ATGgcggccaccgccgtcgccgcccgatCTAAGGCCTTAGCCCGCGCCGTCTCCtactccctcctccaccgcaGCTGCCTCCCCGCCTCTCGCCGCGCCTCCTGCATCAACAG GTTACCGCTTGTGTCCGATGGGTTGCTCTCCGCGCTGCCGCTCCACAGCGCTGTCGCGTCCGCGAGGCTGCAGTCGGCCATCGCGTCTGAGTCTCGGAGCTGGTGTCTCGTCCCCCAAG GAAACTCCATGCCTTTATGA